In the genome of Patescibacteria group bacterium, the window GATATATCAGACCAATCCAACAGTGGAATGCGGGCAAACGCGCCGAGTTTGATGACCGAAATACCTACAAAGTTGACGCCAAATCAAAGATTAAAGCTTTGCAGATCGAAGAGGCTCAATCAGAAAGCTTGTTTGATGAGGTCAAAGGCAAAGTCGCTGACGCGGTCGAGACAGTCACGGCAGAATTGCTTCCCGCAGAGTTGACCAAGGCAGAGCAAGAAGCCTTAGTCTAAGCTCAAGATGAAAATTGCCGGCATTCAAAAATTAACCCTTGTCGATTTTCCTGGACATGTAGCAGCCACATTGTTCACCCAAGGTTGCTCATTCCGTTGCGGGTTTTGCCACAATCCTGAGTTAGTTTTGCCAGAGAAGTTCGAGGGCCTACTCCTGGAGGGGGAGGTCTTCGAATTTCTCGAGGCTAGATACGGTAAATTGACTGGAATCTGTCTGACCGGTGGGGAACCGCTGCTTCAGCCAGACGCTGGTAAATTTATCTCGCATATGAAGGCCCTTGGTTTCGACGTTAAACTCGACACTAATGGCTCTTTTCCTGATCGTCTTGAACAAATTATCAAAGATGGCGATGTTGATTACATAGCTATGGATATCAAAAATAGTTTGAATAAATATGTTCAAACTATTTCGAGTCAAAAGTCAAAAGTCAAAAGTCAAAAGAATTGTCATTCCGGACTTGATCCGGAATCCAGATTATTAATTAAAAGTATTCAACGCTCTATTCAATTGATCATTAGCAGCGGCATCGATTATGAATTTCGTACTACTGTTTGTCATCCGTATCACGAAGTCGCTGATTTCGAAGATATCGGCAAATTGATTCAAGGCGCCAAACGCTATTTTATTCAAAATTATCAAGACTCCAAGCGCATAAACGAATCAATCGAATATTCTGCCTTCACCGACAAAGAGCTCAATGAAGCAAACAAGATTATGAAGAAATATGTTAAAGAATCGGAGGTCAGATGAACACATGCGAATTTTGCGAAATGATGAAGAATCGCCCAGAAGAGTTCGTCCTCGAGAGCGATAATTTCACAGTACATAAGTCGAACTTTCCAGTTAGCCCTGGCCACTCTGAGATATTGCCCAAGAATCATATTGAATCATTTTTCGATCTTTCTGATGGAGAAGTCATAGAGCTTTATAATTTGATCAAAGAAGCAAAATCTCAACTGGATGAAAAATTCAAACCAGATGCATATAATATCGGTGTCAACGACGGGCGAGCGGCCGGACGAACTATCGATCATTTGCATATTCATCTAATCCCAAGATACGAAGGCGACACTCCAAACCCTCGTGGCGGAATCCGCAATATCTTCCCCGACAAGGCAGACTATACGAAATAATTAAAAAGAGACACGCAATTGCGTGTCTCTACAGAATAACGGGATTGCTCCCTTTGACGACCATTGTGTCGTCAGTATTGGGTATTGGGATTCTATCGAGTGGAAGAGCGAGACTCATCCAATCAGCATGTTCGCAATCCGCTGAATCGTCTCCGTAGCATTTGAATCTGCCATCGTCGATGGCACGGATCAAGACGCATCCGCTGTATCCCAACCGCTTGAGAGTTAGTATGAACTTAGCAACGTCTGGGACATTACCATTGTGGGACGCGTGGCCCCAGTCGATCACCACCAACTCAGTTGGCGGTGGGATGACCGTCGTTGGCGATAGCATTTCAGGCGATGTCGGCATCTGCAGTGTCGTCGCCTGCTTTAGGCAGTCGTTTCTGATCATCTCGAGATAGGCGACTGCTGTCTCAAAGTCGGTAGCCGAGGAGACAAGGCAGCCAGTCTTGGTCTCCACTCGATCCGTCATCCATGACCAGGACGGATGGTCAGTGATCAGGAGGATTCGTCTGGTTTGGCATGCCTTCGCAATTTCTTCCAGAATCATCCAAGGGATTGATACTATAATCCATAGTATCCGTGCGATCTTCTTCAGCACATGAAATAGAGTTTTCATTTTGCACCAGCCTTTTTCAGAAAGATATGTTGACACCATACAATATTTGTATCCATTTGACAATCAAAAGTTGACTTGATCTCTAGGATTGGTCTAATCTTAAACTACTAAATTTGGAGTTATCTATGAAAATATCAGATCCAATCTACGGTGAATTTGAAATCACTGAGCCAGTTATCCTGGATCTTTTGGAGTCTCCCGCGATGTTGCGCATCAAGAACGTGAGCCAATACGGCATCCCTGACGAATATTATGAGCTGATCAATTTCAGCCGTTTCGAACATTCTCTCGGTGTCATGCTGCTCTTGCGAAAGTTAAAGGCTCCGATCGAAGAGCAGATCGCTGGTTTGCTTCACGATGTTTCGCATTTTGCCTTTTCTCACATCGCCGACTGGGTTTTTGCTGGCGGCGGCACTCTTGGCAACGTCGAAGATTTCCATGACCGAGGCCATGAAGTATTTATCGAGAAGACCGAGCTTCCGGCACTTTTGAAGCGCCATGGCTTTGATGTCGACAAAATCACAGACGAGAATAATTTCCCGCTTCTGAACAACGAGATTCCAGATGTCTGCGCTGACCGCTTCGATTATGCTATTCAGGAGATTTACCGTTTTCTGGAGCCGAGCTCAACTCTTGAATGTGTCGCTAGTTTGAGGAATCACAATAATTCCATAGTTTTTGCGGACCAGAAAAGCGCGCTTAAATTCGCCAAATTATTCCTAAGATTACAACAGGAGCATTGGGGACACTCAAATACGACCGCGCGATACCGTTATTTTTCAAACGCGCTCAAGCGTGCGCTCGGATTGGGGATTATCGCGAAAGAAGATTTTTATCTGACTGACGATCATATGATGTCCAAGATTCTGAAGGCAAATGACCCAGAAATCGACAGAACACTAGATCTGCTCCGAGACAAGAAATTCTACCAAAATCTAAAAAAAACAGGTCAAGTAATCCACAAGAAATTTCGCTATGTTGACCCGCTATTCTTGTCTGGAGACAGCACTCTGCGTTTGTCCGAAGTCGATTCTGAATTCAAGAAAATTATCGAAGACGCGAGAAAAGAGAACTCCAAAGGAATCGAAATTTAAGATCTATGGGGAAATAAAGGAGCGGGGAATAAATCCCCGCGAGGTCTTCAGGCTTGCTCGAGCCTGATTTGGTAGTGGATGATGCCAAGTGTTAGGGCGATGTCAGCGGATATTATCTGCTCGTCTTTATCTCTTTCGAAATGGCTTGTGCAAGCAACGCTTGCTAGCGATTTCTCGACTCTTCCAAAGTCAGAAACTTTTAAGTTCAAAGTTTCATTATTTGTCTCATTACCGAGGCAGATCTTTACCTCCGACAAGGTGTTGGTCCAGATAACATCCAGATGATTTTCTTTGTCTGGTCGGCATTGGCCGCCAGCGAATTCTATCAGTCGTGCTCCCAACAAATAGGGCAGACTGCAATTGGTGACCAGGGATACTAAGGAACCCATCTTTCTCGTGCCTCCCTTTTTTAGGCATTTTTACGATAGTACCACTTTGGCTGCAACAATAAAAGTCCTCCAGCGCTATGATTATCCGCAACCATTTCTAAGTCGCGAGCGGTGCGGTATACTTGTCTTATGACATATAAGACTCACTTATCAACAGGCATGCTTTTCTCCGCCATCGTCTTTTTGTTGATCTACGACATTAATCTCTCGCCGGTATTAGTACTGACGCTTGTTTTGGCGACTTGGCTTGGCTCATCCACTCCAGACTTGGACACGCCGACTGGAGGATTGTGGCAGAAGGTTCCGGCAGGATCATTTCTCGGCAAAATCATCCACCCCGTATTCCTCGGCGGACACCGTCATCTCTCGCACTCTCTGATTGGCATGGGCATTTTCGTCTGGCTTTTCTGGATGCTTCTAATGTGGCTTGGCCTGTATTCTCCTATGCCTGACATGCACACTTTGCTCTTTGCATTTATTCTCGGTTATTCCTCTCATCTTTTCGCCGATCTTTTCACCGAGGCGGGTGTACCACTGCTTTTTCCAATCGATTACCATTTTGGTATCCCACCCGATCCATTTGGCAAAGTCAGGATCAAAACAGGGAAGTGGTTCGAGAATTTAATCGTATATCCGGTCGTCAATATTGCTCTCCTCCTCGTGATTCTGTGTTATTTCAAAGTCATTTAGGGGAGATAAATCCTGCCACATCTGGATTTTTATTGACAAATCTGCTATAGTTAACTCGAAGTTAAAGGTCGAAAACTTCGATTAAGAAAACATAATTGGGTTAGATTTATATTAGGGTGCATTTGTTAGCTTATACGTGGATAAAGGGTTCCTTGGCTACTAATTAAATCTAAAGTTCAAATGGATATCACAGAAGACAAAAGGGATTTCGTCCCTAATGAACCAAGCCAAAAACTTTTCATCGGCGGATTAGCTTGGGCCGCGACTGATGAGGATCTTAAAGCAGCTTTTGCCCCTTTCGGCGAAGTTGTTGCAGCCTCAGTTGTTCGCTACCCAGACACCGGCAGATCTAAAGGGTTCGGGTTCGTAGAGTACGGTACAGTCGAAGAGGCTGTAGTTGCTCAAAAAGAGATGGATGGTAAGGAAATCATGGGTCGCTCAGTCAAAGTTGACTTTGCCAAACCTAAGACAGACAGACCAGACCGAGACAGAGAGTAATCTCTACTCACTCAAAAAATACCTCAGCAGAAATGCCGAGGTATTTTTGTTGTAATCAATAAATGTTTTGGTTTAGATTTAATCTATGCTTAATCCATTCAAGTTAGCCCAAGCATAACGGCACGAACTATAAGCGGTAGCGATTTGCACGCTATAGCGTTTAAACCGCTACCATATTTGACACAATTTTTTCAGGTTGGTATGCTCAGAACATGATATTGAATAAGAAACTCCAAACTTGGTCTAGCTACATCAAAGTTCTCTCCTAGGGAATCGCTTTAAAGTAAGCGATTTCCTTTTCGATCTGTCTTGCGGCAGATTTTTTGTTTGTTTCAAACACCTCATATGTGTGAGGTGTTTGAGTCACGAAAGGAACCCCATGTTTAATATGAAGAAGTTTGATTTATTGGTCTCTGTCTATATATTTTGTGTCGTTGCTTCGGAGCTGATGGGCGGCAAGACGTTCTACCTTTTCAGCATTGGCTCATACCATCTGAACGCCAGTGTCGCGATCCTGCTTTTGCCGTTCGTTTACACCATCAACGACGTCATCGTCGAAACTTTTGGCAAAGCGCGAGCCCAGAGTCTGGTCCGGTCCAGCATATTTGTTATTGTTCTGCTAGTACTTTTCTCCCTGGCGGCCACTGCATTGCCACCATCGACTCGGTTCTTGCCGACTGAAAAGGCTTATGACACCATCTTCAAAATCTCTATTCGTTTTTCTCTGGCTAGTCTGACCGCCTTTATCCTTGCTGAATTTGCTGATGTCTATATTTTCAGCAAACTACGCCAGAGGCTGGGCAAAAAGGTATTGTGGTTTCGTACCAATCTCTCTAATATTTTGTCTCAATTTATCGACACCTCCGTCT includes:
- a CDS encoding HIT family protein — translated: MNTCEFCEMMKNRPEEFVLESDNFTVHKSNFPVSPGHSEILPKNHIESFFDLSDGEVIELYNLIKEAKSQLDEKFKPDAYNIGVNDGRAAGRTIDHLHIHLIPRYEGDTPNPRGGIRNIFPDKADYTK
- a CDS encoding RNA-binding protein, which translates into the protein MDITEDKRDFVPNEPSQKLFIGGLAWAATDEDLKAAFAPFGEVVAASVVRYPDTGRSKGFGFVEYGTVEEAVVAQKEMDGKEIMGRSVKVDFAKPKTDRPDRDRE
- a CDS encoding queuosine precursor transporter, with the translated sequence MFNMKKFDLLVSVYIFCVVASELMGGKTFYLFSIGSYHLNASVAILLLPFVYTINDVIVETFGKARAQSLVRSSIFVIVLLVLFSLAATALPPSTRFLPTEKAYDTIFKISIRFSLASLTAFILAEFADVYIFSKLRQRLGKKVLWFRTNLSNILSQFIDTSVFMILAFYALDKSLGANMSFIFSLVLPYWLLKCLMSLFETPFAYLGVAWLRRGDGKNED
- a CDS encoding HD domain-containing protein, which produces MKISDPIYGEFEITEPVILDLLESPAMLRIKNVSQYGIPDEYYELINFSRFEHSLGVMLLLRKLKAPIEEQIAGLLHDVSHFAFSHIADWVFAGGGTLGNVEDFHDRGHEVFIEKTELPALLKRHGFDVDKITDENNFPLLNNEIPDVCADRFDYAIQEIYRFLEPSSTLECVASLRNHNNSIVFADQKSALKFAKLFLRLQQEHWGHSNTTARYRYFSNALKRALGLGIIAKEDFYLTDDHMMSKILKANDPEIDRTLDLLRDKKFYQNLKKTGQVIHKKFRYVDPLFLSGDSTLRLSEVDSEFKKIIEDARKENSKGIEI
- a CDS encoding anaerobic ribonucleoside-triphosphate reductase activating protein, producing the protein MKIAGIQKLTLVDFPGHVAATLFTQGCSFRCGFCHNPELVLPEKFEGLLLEGEVFEFLEARYGKLTGICLTGGEPLLQPDAGKFISHMKALGFDVKLDTNGSFPDRLEQIIKDGDVDYIAMDIKNSLNKYVQTISSQKSKVKSQKNCHSGLDPESRLLIKSIQRSIQLIISSGIDYEFRTTVCHPYHEVADFEDIGKLIQGAKRYFIQNYQDSKRINESIEYSAFTDKELNEANKIMKKYVKESEVR
- a CDS encoding metal-dependent hydrolase, which gives rise to MTYKTHLSTGMLFSAIVFLLIYDINLSPVLVLTLVLATWLGSSTPDLDTPTGGLWQKVPAGSFLGKIIHPVFLGGHRHLSHSLIGMGIFVWLFWMLLMWLGLYSPMPDMHTLLFAFILGYSSHLFADLFTEAGVPLLFPIDYHFGIPPDPFGKVRIKTGKWFENLIVYPVVNIALLLVILCYFKVI